A single Crateriforma conspicua DNA region contains:
- a CDS encoding DUF11 domain-containing protein, translated as MKRFGVQIAAGATTILLGALAAAQAQKDSSGTNESDWDVPDQTEMRAPTTAIAMADLQPIDGPSTANDATTSPWSGGNVMQVAHNEPVDPASQDGGNASAAGFNVSFDPAGAEIADTPAADVQDAARSLAQGAASMFSVSPPTFAESDTDPEASAASDLAAEATASAAEAFSQPAAEDFPEPPAGGFPEPAAGTGLQMPTLGDFQPAEVAGSPGDFVPEPAAASMAAGDASPVPEPMEMAAPPTADPAQVGGFAADASAYGSFAPAGDFADPQSVPPSNGLREAAADASQLQPLPAMAAASQDAAPEDTAPQPQAFDVQPQGFADSGAGSFADAAATRSPEPSAASPAGNGLMQSEPPTFAQQSPAQQTPAQPSSAAAAYDAATAASQADSYAANAGGAAMGFGANNAAPTSYDLPAQSSNMSAPPTQSAGNGYGMPASAQMRNQNPPAAGGFNASTLPTDSAQVAAGTPGDRRFDGVQTPSVVIHKRAPAEVRVGQPASFSITVRNVGSVEALDVRVHDQVPQGMELVDAMPGPTMSGDGRLLWQLGSLEPGGEQTITLQLMPRQEGELGSVARVTFEAAASVRTRSTRPQLEIVQRAPQQVLIGQQVEIELEVSNPGSGAAENIIIQEDVPEQLQHRNGRQLDNRIGVLQPGETRRELLRMTAVKPGMVRNLVRVRGDNGLESQHAVDLQVIAPQLQVALNGPKLRFLERQATYNIRLANAGTADAHNVQLVAQLDRGFQFVSTINQGQYDPNRHAVIWSLAQLPAGEEGEIELTLLPIEEGEQALRLEAVSDLSEAAVEQSVVSVQSLAELTFQIADTADPIEQAGETTYEIRVTNTGSRDDANVQVQLQIPRGMQLIAAEGDAQSDNNGNVYFNKIPRLDAGQEQVYRVKVRGLQAGRHLIKAIVVSEQSSVPVTKEESTMVYADR; from the coding sequence ATGAAACGCTTTGGCGTTCAGATTGCTGCCGGTGCCACCACGATTCTTCTGGGAGCGCTCGCCGCTGCTCAGGCCCAGAAAGATTCCAGCGGAACCAACGAATCCGATTGGGATGTTCCCGACCAAACGGAAATGCGTGCGCCGACCACCGCGATCGCGATGGCCGATTTGCAGCCGATTGATGGACCGTCGACCGCCAACGACGCCACGACATCGCCATGGTCGGGTGGCAACGTGATGCAAGTCGCGCATAACGAACCGGTCGACCCCGCGTCACAAGACGGTGGCAACGCATCCGCAGCGGGTTTCAATGTTTCGTTTGATCCCGCGGGTGCCGAAATCGCCGACACCCCGGCAGCGGATGTCCAGGACGCTGCTCGATCGCTGGCCCAAGGTGCCGCGTCGATGTTCTCGGTCAGCCCGCCGACCTTTGCCGAATCCGATACCGATCCCGAGGCATCCGCTGCGTCCGACTTGGCCGCGGAAGCAACGGCGTCGGCCGCCGAAGCATTCAGCCAGCCCGCGGCGGAAGATTTCCCCGAACCACCGGCCGGCGGATTCCCCGAGCCTGCCGCCGGAACCGGTCTGCAAATGCCGACCCTTGGTGATTTCCAACCAGCCGAGGTTGCCGGGTCGCCGGGCGATTTTGTGCCAGAACCCGCCGCCGCATCGATGGCCGCTGGCGATGCCTCGCCGGTTCCCGAACCCATGGAAATGGCGGCACCCCCGACGGCTGATCCGGCACAGGTGGGTGGCTTCGCGGCCGATGCGTCCGCGTACGGTTCGTTTGCACCCGCCGGCGATTTCGCCGACCCGCAATCAGTGCCTCCGTCCAACGGGCTTCGCGAAGCCGCCGCTGATGCCAGCCAGCTGCAACCTCTGCCCGCCATGGCCGCCGCATCCCAGGATGCCGCCCCTGAAGACACCGCACCCCAGCCGCAGGCTTTCGACGTACAACCCCAAGGATTCGCCGACTCGGGCGCCGGTTCGTTTGCGGACGCTGCGGCGACGCGTTCACCAGAACCGTCGGCTGCGTCGCCCGCAGGCAATGGGCTGATGCAGTCCGAACCACCGACCTTTGCCCAGCAATCACCTGCCCAGCAAACGCCTGCCCAGCCTTCGTCCGCTGCTGCCGCTTACGACGCGGCGACTGCGGCAAGCCAGGCCGATTCTTATGCGGCCAACGCTGGTGGCGCGGCCATGGGATTTGGTGCCAACAATGCGGCACCGACATCCTATGATTTGCCGGCCCAATCATCGAACATGTCGGCGCCGCCGACGCAAAGTGCCGGCAATGGTTATGGCATGCCCGCGTCGGCACAAATGCGAAACCAGAACCCGCCGGCCGCCGGCGGATTCAACGCGTCAACCCTGCCGACCGATTCCGCTCAAGTTGCCGCCGGCACACCGGGCGACCGCCGCTTTGATGGCGTGCAGACGCCCAGCGTTGTGATCCACAAGCGTGCACCCGCCGAAGTCCGCGTCGGCCAGCCGGCATCGTTTTCGATCACCGTGCGAAACGTCGGTTCGGTCGAAGCCTTGGACGTTCGCGTTCACGATCAAGTCCCACAAGGCATGGAACTGGTCGACGCGATGCCCGGCCCCACCATGTCCGGCGACGGGCGATTGTTGTGGCAATTGGGCAGCCTGGAACCGGGCGGCGAGCAGACGATTACCCTGCAACTGATGCCGCGACAGGAAGGCGAACTGGGCAGCGTGGCCCGCGTCACCTTCGAAGCCGCCGCGTCGGTACGCACCCGCAGCACACGTCCCCAATTGGAAATCGTCCAACGGGCGCCGCAACAGGTCTTGATCGGCCAACAAGTCGAAATCGAACTGGAGGTCAGCAACCCGGGATCCGGTGCCGCCGAAAATATCATCATCCAAGAAGACGTTCCCGAACAATTGCAGCACCGAAACGGTCGCCAGTTGGACAACCGAATCGGCGTGCTGCAGCCCGGCGAAACTCGACGCGAATTGCTGCGGATGACCGCCGTCAAACCCGGCATGGTTCGCAACCTGGTCCGGGTCCGAGGCGACAACGGTTTGGAATCCCAACATGCGGTCGATCTGCAAGTCATTGCTCCGCAACTGCAGGTCGCATTGAACGGTCCGAAACTGCGATTCCTGGAACGCCAGGCGACCTACAACATTCGCTTGGCCAACGCGGGAACCGCCGACGCGCATAACGTCCAACTGGTCGCCCAGTTGGATCGCGGGTTCCAGTTCGTCAGCACGATCAACCAGGGACAATACGACCCCAATCGCCACGCGGTGATCTGGTCACTGGCCCAGTTGCCCGCCGGCGAAGAAGGCGAAATCGAATTGACGCTGTTGCCGATCGAAGAAGGCGAACAAGCGTTACGGTTGGAAGCCGTCAGTGACCTTTCCGAAGCCGCCGTGGAACAGTCGGTCGTGTCGGTCCAGTCGCTGGCCGAACTGACCTTCCAAATCGCCGACACCGCCGATCCGATCGAACAGGCGGGTGAAACCACCTATGAAATCCGTGTCACCAACACAGGGTCACGCGATGACGCCAACGTGCAAGTCCAGTTGCAAATCCCACGCGGCATGCAGTTAATCGCTGCCGAGGGCGACGCGCAAAGCGATAACAATGGCAACGTTTACTTCAACAAGATCCCGCGTCTGGACGCCGGCCAAGAACAGGTTTACCGCGTCAAAGTGCGTGGGCTGCAAGCCGGACGCCACTTGATCAAGGCGATCGTGGTCAGTGAACAATCCAGTGTGCCGGTGACCAAGGAAGAAAGCACGATGGTGTACGCGGACCGCTAG
- a CDS encoding YhjD/YihY/BrkB family envelope integrity protein, giving the protein MSEYWNYLLDAVRRPREQLTRGQHQVRYAWDLAIHCGRQLNRHRAEGMAAELTYRTIFSLIPVVVLGLVMFRVFGGLEDVQNRVENQLYSFFGVPEIPEDYIQRPAGDADSDVDVQESDRQKNDDQEAADQETVDATLLPARELVDVDPTDDPIDPAATVADDVQLPPKSDLIDGESAAKGDDDESGSDEAPGDDDVPDDPLVAQSDDQSRPISGAGDVATLPTDIVATEPGASNDSTGNDEAVEDESDPADKTDERETALRTRASIRKTLHEVTSKIATVDFASVGVFGLLLFVYAAIALADSVEHLFNRIYDAPSKRPIHIRVAIHWSIITLGSGLLAMSLYLSGQLIAWVGNVDWVGGSAGMAAVVLNHLLSMLASWVLMFLLYALMPNTHVSVRAAAAGAAVSALMWEAAKFGFRVYVAKAVPYSALYGSLGLIPLFLFWIYVTWLIVLFGLILTYTLQMLNGRPLSRDDRERDELPAGDPDWMLPIMTEVAAAFQDGRVVGRQELADRLGLSSRVVRELEQWLVEGGMLRHVSGGAGEDMALTLAKPAEKISIAQILDLAHEHRPTSTHPAWKTLANLKRAERTAAGDKKLVDLLTFSLKS; this is encoded by the coding sequence CTATGCGTGGGATCTGGCGATCCACTGCGGCCGACAATTGAATCGGCACCGCGCCGAAGGCATGGCGGCGGAGCTGACGTACCGCACGATTTTTTCGTTGATCCCGGTCGTTGTGCTGGGGTTGGTCATGTTCCGCGTCTTTGGCGGTTTGGAAGACGTCCAGAACCGCGTCGAGAATCAGCTGTACTCGTTCTTCGGCGTCCCCGAAATTCCGGAAGACTATATCCAGCGACCGGCTGGCGACGCGGATTCCGACGTCGACGTCCAAGAATCGGATCGTCAGAAAAACGACGATCAGGAAGCTGCCGATCAGGAAACCGTTGACGCCACGTTGCTGCCCGCCAGGGAATTGGTCGACGTCGATCCGACGGACGATCCGATCGATCCAGCAGCCACGGTTGCCGATGACGTCCAGTTGCCTCCCAAGTCCGACTTGATTGATGGCGAATCCGCGGCCAAAGGCGATGACGACGAATCGGGTTCGGACGAAGCACCTGGCGACGATGATGTTCCAGACGATCCGCTTGTGGCCCAGTCCGACGACCAGTCCAGGCCGATATCGGGCGCTGGCGACGTAGCCACCCTTCCGACGGACATCGTTGCGACCGAGCCTGGTGCGTCCAATGATTCCACCGGAAACGACGAAGCGGTGGAGGACGAATCGGATCCCGCGGACAAAACCGACGAGCGTGAAACAGCGCTGCGAACACGTGCCAGCATTCGCAAGACGCTTCACGAAGTGACCAGCAAGATCGCGACCGTCGATTTCGCTTCGGTCGGTGTGTTCGGTTTGTTGTTGTTTGTCTATGCGGCCATCGCGTTGGCTGATTCGGTCGAACACTTGTTCAATCGCATCTACGACGCACCCAGCAAGCGTCCGATCCACATCCGCGTGGCGATCCATTGGTCGATCATCACGTTGGGCAGCGGACTGTTGGCGATGAGCCTGTATTTATCGGGCCAATTGATCGCGTGGGTGGGCAACGTCGATTGGGTCGGCGGCAGTGCGGGCATGGCCGCGGTGGTGTTGAATCACTTGTTGTCGATGCTGGCCAGTTGGGTGTTGATGTTCTTGCTGTACGCATTGATGCCCAACACCCATGTTTCGGTCCGAGCGGCGGCGGCCGGAGCGGCAGTCAGTGCATTGATGTGGGAAGCGGCCAAGTTCGGCTTTCGGGTTTATGTCGCCAAAGCGGTTCCCTATTCGGCACTGTATGGATCGCTGGGGCTGATTCCGTTGTTCCTGTTTTGGATCTATGTCACGTGGCTGATCGTCTTGTTCGGGCTGATCCTGACCTACACGCTGCAGATGCTGAACGGTCGGCCGCTAAGCCGTGATGATCGGGAACGGGATGAATTACCCGCCGGTGATCCGGATTGGATGCTGCCGATCATGACGGAGGTCGCTGCGGCGTTTCAGGACGGACGTGTCGTCGGGCGACAAGAGTTGGCGGATCGGCTGGGTTTGTCCAGTCGAGTGGTCCGCGAGTTGGAACAGTGGCTGGTCGAAGGCGGCATGCTGCGACACGTCAGCGGCGGCGCGGGCGAAGACATGGCGCTGACGTTGGCCAAGCCGGCGGAAAAAATCTCGATCGCCCAGATCTTGGATTTGGCCCACGAGCACCGTCCCACCAGTACCCATCCGGCCTGGAAAACCCTGGCAAATCTGAAGCGAGCCGAGCGAACGGCGGCGGGCGACAAGAAACTTGTCGATCTTTTGACCTTTTCGCTCAAGTCCTAA